Within the Catalinimonas niigatensis genome, the region GCTATTGTAATATTCTTTGCTCTGCTCATCAGTCTGGTATTTTCCCGCTTCCTCATAGATCCATTGCTTTCTCTAAAAGAGACATTTAAGCTGATGAACCAGGGTATACTTCCGGAAAGTGTTACCAAACATAGTGATGACGAGATAGGACAGATGGCGGAAACTACCAATCAACTTGCCAAATCGCTAAGACGTACGGCTAAATTTGCCCATGAAATTGGTGAAGGAGCCTTTGATGCTGAATTTGAACCCCTGAGTGAGCAAGATACTTTGGGGAATGCACTAATCAATATGCGCGATAGTATTCAAGAATCAGAGAAGAGAGAAAGAGAGCGTAACTGGATCATAACGGGAGTAGCTGAAATTGGCGATATTCTCCGTTCACATAATAATCTGGAAGAATTAGGTGATGCTGTAGTAGCCTATGTGACTACTAAAATTAATGCTGTTCAGGGAGCTTTTTATGTAGTGAATGATGAAGATAAGGATAATATCTTTATCGAGATGAAGGCGAGTTATGCTTACAATAAAAAGAAGCATATGAAAGGTCAATTCAAATTTGCTGAAGGTCTGGTTGGGCAGTCTGCCATAGAGCAAGACACTATACTCAGGACTGAGATTCCTTACGATTATGTAACAGTAACTTCCGGTCTCCTGGGAGATCAGCGCCCTGAAGCTTTACTGATTGTTCCTTTCATCACCAACGAACAGGTATATGGGGTAGTAGAGTTTGCTGGTTTTAAGAAATTTAGCGCACGCGACATAAAGTTTGTCGAGGAAATTAGTTTGATCATTGCTCGTACCGTTTTCAATATTAAAGTAAATGAAAAGACACGTAGCTTATTAAGTGAGTCTCAGAAGATGAGTAACGAACTTCAGGAGCAGCAGGAAGTGCTGCGACAGAATGCAGAAGAAATGCAGGCTACACAGGAAGAATTGCAGCGCTCTAATCAACAGTTAGGAGAACAGATTGATGAGGTAGAGCGTACTCAAAAACGTATGGCCTCGCTGCTTGAAAATGCTTCTGAAGTCATAGCCATTTATGAAGAGAATGGAAGCATACGTTATATCAGCCCTTCAGTGCAAAGAATCTTTGGACATAGTGCACAGGATATGATCGGGAAGAGTGATGCCCAGCATATCAAAGGGGATGGTGCAGAGGTATTTAGCCAAATGTTCCAGAGCTTGCTCAACAATCCTAAGGAATCCGTTACTGTGCAATATATCTATCAGACAAAAAATAATGGTGATGTATGGGTTGAGACCACTGGAAACAACTTACTTCATGACCCTGCAGTAAAGGGTATTGTACTCAACTCTCGTGATATTACTGAAAGAAAAAGGGCTGAGCAGGAAGAACGTATGCGAAGCAAGATGCAGGCACTTTCTGAGAACTCTCCTGACCTCATTACCCGCTTTAATCAGGAAGGAACTTTCTTTTATATTAATCCTACTATTGAAACTTATACTGGTAAGAAACCCGATCATTTCCTGCATAAGCACATCAATGAAGCCGGGCTTAACACTTCTGTAGCGGATGAATGGATGCGTATTCTGGATGAAGTGAAGCAGACTCAGGATAAGGTGGCAAAAGAAGTTGATTTTCCTACCGAGGATGGAGAACATATTATGCATGTCAACGCTATTCCGGAATTTGATGAAGAAAACAGCCTGGAATCAGTACTTGTCGTTTCGCATGACATTACGGAAAGAAAGCTGATTGAACTTGAGATCCAGAATAAAAATAAGAAGATCAACGACAGTATCAATTATGCGCAACGTATACAGGGGGCTATCCTTCCTGATAACAGAATTATAAGAGATGTGTTTCCCGAATCCTTTATCTTTTACAAAGCCAAAGATGTAGTCAGTGGAGACTTTCCTTGGTTCTTGCAGCGTGGTGAAGATACCTTCATTGCTGCCGTAGACTGTACGGGTCATGGAGTCCCTGGTGCACTTATCTCACTGATAGGATATTTCCTGTTGAATGATATTGTAAGAAGTAGAAAAATCACTGATCCTGGTGAGATTCTGGATCAACTGGATGAGGGAGTAACTCAAACTCTTCGTCAGGATAGCAACGATTCTAAGTCAAAAGACGGTATGGATATTTCATTATGCCGTATTCATAAAAACCAGGTACAGTACGCCGGGGCACACCGTCCTTTGTATCACATGCATAAAGGAGAAATGAACGAAATCAAAGGAGAAAAATTTCCTATTGGAGGAGGAATATTCAAGAACCAGACAAACTTTAGCACCCACACACTGAAAATGAGCAAAGGCGACTCTATCTATTTCTGCTCTGACGGATTTCCCGATCAGTTTGGAGGACCCGACAACCGAAAGTTTGGTCCAAAGCGTACTCGTGAACTGATTGAAGAAAATCATCACCAACCGATGCATGAAGTACATAATGCACTCGCCAACGCTTGGGAAGCATGGAAAGGTGAGGAAAAACAAACAGATGATGTATTAATGATCGGTATTAAGTTTTAATAAATTAAAATAACCAAAAATCACAGAGTCATGAAATATGTGTATGACTTACACAAATCAATGCGCGAGCAAAATCTGATTTTAGTGTACGAAGGAGAATTTACTCAAGAAATCACTAAGTCAGTATTGGCTATGGCAGAACGAAATATGGATTCTATGGGTGAAGAATCTACCATCAAAAGAAAAGTTTTCAATGTAATGGTAGAATGCCTACAGAACATCGTAAAGCATGGTGAGGGATATAAAGTTGATGAGAGCGTCAACTATGATGCGGTATTCATGATTGGAAAAAAGAATGATGAATATGTCATTGCTTCCGGTAATCCACTTCATAATGCTGATGTAGTAAAACTGAAAACCAAGCTTGATCAGGTAAATGAGCTGGATAAAGAAGGGCTGAAGCAACTTTATAAAGATATCATCAAGAGTACTACCATTTCTGAAAAAGGTGGTGCCGGGCTTGGCTTTGTAGATATGGCCCGGAAGTCAGGGAGAAAACTTGAATATGAATTTATTCAAATAGATGATGAACGCTCTTTCTTTGCACTAAGGACGACAATAGGGAGAGAGTAATTTTATAATGTATTAAATGTTTTAACCCAACTAAAACAATCAGAAATGGAAATCTTAAATTTAGAAGGAACAGAAGACACCCCTAAAATTATATTAGACAAGGCAAATGGTATTTTTGAGATCTCTGGAAGATCACTTCCTGAAGATTCATCAGAATTTTACCAACCTGTATTGGATTGGCTTCAGGCTTATGCCGGAGATCCTAACCCCAGCAGTGAATTTGTTTTTAAACTTGAATATTTCAATACAGCATCATCTAAGCTAATTCTGGATGTGTTGTCAAAACTTGAAGATATAAGCGGAGCCAAAATTCACTGGTACTTTCATGAAGACGATGAAGACATGGAGGAAGCAGGTCAGGAATTTTCTGAGCTTGTCGAAGTCTCCTTTGAATTCAGCACTTACTAATCAGATTGTTCACTTCGCTACTGTATAATATCGGCATAGCAAATATGTAAAAGATGTTTGCTATCTCATTTCATAAGGGTTTCTCAGGAAACTACCACAATTAAAGTACATCTATATCAGAACCAGTAGAATAACATGAGCGAGGAAATACTTAAAGCATTAACTCAGCTTTTCGCTATTATCACCAAACAGGACGGAGGAGTTACAGATACTGAGCGTAACTTCGTTATCAACTTTTTCAAGCAGGAATTGGATCATGATTCTGTAAAAGAATATGTAGAACTCTATGACCAGTTTGCGGAGTATGGTAAAACAGAGGAAGAAGAAGGTGATGAAGTACAAGTTAAAAAGAGAAAGCTTACTTCTGTAAAGGACTCTGTTAAAACGCTAGCGATTTGTAAGAAAATCAACAAAACACTTACGCAAAAGCAAAAAGTAGTAGTACTGGTAAAACTGCTGGAGTTAGTAGGTTCTGATGGTAACTTTACTGAGCAGCGTATCGACATCATTGATACAGTTTCTCGTGCTTTTAATATTGTAAA harbors:
- a CDS encoding PAS domain S-box protein, translated to MFKKITIGSKITLLVIAVVLITVVAISFTAYNLVNGNLQDQYLGRLEVITHLKKDQVEAFFNRQQADAKKLTQTLSSAHVMEVINSSEEDSGDSTAIYELIANESQKTITNNADIHHIYLLSTQGKILYTTDDSPGQQSGAYFIDPEGGILTKSLSSTHFSYIYEKEDAYFLVMGMPLEGQKGILMTEIKADPVFALVSDTTGLGESGEVMLSRLYKDKVIYLNPSRHIGNTVLSKGIALNDPKQQAVQRAVQQTSGASIDEDYRGKTVLASWDYIPTVQWGVISKIDMEEINGNLQAMITKFLIAGAIVIFFALLISLVFSRFLIDPLLSLKETFKLMNQGILPESVTKHSDDEIGQMAETTNQLAKSLRRTAKFAHEIGEGAFDAEFEPLSEQDTLGNALINMRDSIQESEKRERERNWIITGVAEIGDILRSHNNLEELGDAVVAYVTTKINAVQGAFYVVNDEDKDNIFIEMKASYAYNKKKHMKGQFKFAEGLVGQSAIEQDTILRTEIPYDYVTVTSGLLGDQRPEALLIVPFITNEQVYGVVEFAGFKKFSARDIKFVEEISLIIARTVFNIKVNEKTRSLLSESQKMSNELQEQQEVLRQNAEEMQATQEELQRSNQQLGEQIDEVERTQKRMASLLENASEVIAIYEENGSIRYISPSVQRIFGHSAQDMIGKSDAQHIKGDGAEVFSQMFQSLLNNPKESVTVQYIYQTKNNGDVWVETTGNNLLHDPAVKGIVLNSRDITERKRAEQEERMRSKMQALSENSPDLITRFNQEGTFFYINPTIETYTGKKPDHFLHKHINEAGLNTSVADEWMRILDEVKQTQDKVAKEVDFPTEDGEHIMHVNAIPEFDEENSLESVLVVSHDITERKLIELEIQNKNKKINDSINYAQRIQGAILPDNRIIRDVFPESFIFYKAKDVVSGDFPWFLQRGEDTFIAAVDCTGHGVPGALISLIGYFLLNDIVRSRKITDPGEILDQLDEGVTQTLRQDSNDSKSKDGMDISLCRIHKNQVQYAGAHRPLYHMHKGEMNEIKGEKFPIGGGIFKNQTNFSTHTLKMSKGDSIYFCSDGFPDQFGGPDNRKFGPKRTRELIEENHHQPMHEVHNALANAWEAWKGEEKQTDDVLMIGIKF
- a CDS encoding SiaB family protein kinase is translated as MKYVYDLHKSMREQNLILVYEGEFTQEITKSVLAMAERNMDSMGEESTIKRKVFNVMVECLQNIVKHGEGYKVDESVNYDAVFMIGKKNDEYVIASGNPLHNADVVKLKTKLDQVNELDKEGLKQLYKDIIKSTTISEKGGAGLGFVDMARKSGRKLEYEFIQIDDERSFFALRTTIGRE
- a CDS encoding DUF1987 domain-containing protein — encoded protein: MEILNLEGTEDTPKIILDKANGIFEISGRSLPEDSSEFYQPVLDWLQAYAGDPNPSSEFVFKLEYFNTASSKLILDVLSKLEDISGAKIHWYFHEDDEDMEEAGQEFSELVEVSFEFSTY